GCAAGGGGTTCTCGGTGCTGAGGTCATCTTCTCGCGGGGACATGTATCTTCAACTTGCTGTTGAAACGCCGCGCCATCTGACGAAACGTCGGCGGGAGTTGCTGGAGGCTTTTGAGGAAGAAGCGGACGAAAACCAGGCACAGGCAAACCCGGAAAGCACTGGCTTTTTCTCCAAAGTCAAAGAATTTTTCGACGGAAGGTAAAACCATGCGCATCGGTGTTGCGGGCATCTTAGGCCGTCTGGGTCGTCTTTGCGCTGAGGAAATGCGGACGCGAAACCTGACCCTTTCGGGCGGGACGTCGCGAACGGAGAATGTAGCGGAGAATATCTTCTCCGAGTTGGGTCGTCTGGCTGCGTGTTCTGACGTCATAATTGATGTCAGTCACCACACGCTGATCCCGGATCATGCGCGCGATCTCATTCGTCATCAATGTGCCTGGGTTATCGGCACGACCGGGATGGATGCGGCTGAAGAAGCCGTGATTGCTGACGCTGCAAAACATATCCCTGTCCTGCGCGCGGCGAATTTTTCTCCCGGCCTGAATTTGTTACTCGATATCGCCCGTCAACTTTCCGCTGCCCTGCCAGCGGATGATTACGATGTGGATGTTACGGACATTCATCACCGTCAGAAAATCGACGCGCCTTCTGGCACGGCGAAAGCCGTAGGCGCGGCGATTGCGTCGGGTCGCGGCGTTAAATTGGAGGATGTCACCCGTTATGACCCCTCCGGCCCGCGTCAGACGGGGCAGATCGGCTTTGCGGAATTGCGCGCCGGACAAATAATCGGTGAACATAGTGTGATTTTTACTTCGGGTGATGAGCAGATTAGCATCAGTCACCGCGCCTTTGACCGTCGCGTTTTTGCCCGTGGCGCCGTCAATGCGGCATTGTGGTTACACAACAAGTCCGCTGGCCTGTTTAATATCGCGGACATCTACAAATAAAATAATTTCTCCGAATTACCCTTGACCCGTTCAAGCAATTCCGCCAAGCCAGTCTCTCCATTTTTCGTTGGAGAGATGGCTTTTTACCGTTTCTTCGTCCATCACTCATTCCCTGCGAGGTCCCTGAGTGCGTAATTACGGCGATTTCCTTTTCACATCAGAATCCGTTTCTGAAGGCCATCCGGACAAGGTTGCGGACAGGATCAGCGATACTGTTCTGGACACTTTTCTCAGCGCTGACCCTGAAGCGCGCGTCGCGTGTGAAACCATATGCACGACCAATCGTGTCGTTTTGGCGGGCGAAGTCCGTGGCCCGGCATCCGTGACATCCGACATGCTGGTTGAGCGCGCGCGCGACGCCATACGCGACATTGGTTATGATCAGGAGGGTTTCTCCTGGAAGACAGCCGACATCATGTCATTTCTCCACGCGCAATCCGTCGATATTGCCAAAGGTGTGGATAGTGAAGGCTATAAGGATGAGGGTGCCGGTGACCAGGGCATCATGTTCGGTTTCGCCACACGTGAGACGGAACGCCTCATGCCCGCGCCGCTTTTCTATGCGCAATCCATCCTCGAAAAAATCCGCGATTACCGTAAAAGCGGCGATGCGCGCGGGGATGGGCTTCTGCCCGATGCGAAAAGCCAGGTGACCCTTCGCTATGTGGAGGGCAAGCCGGTCGCCGCGACATCCGTCGTTATCTCGACACAACATGTTGAAGGTATGGGGCAAAACACCATCCGTGAGATGCTGCGCACTGTCGTCCGGGAAGTTCTCCCCGAGGGCTGGATGTGCAAGGAAGAGGAATTTTACGTCAATCCGACCGGTAACTTCGTTATCGGTGGACCAGATGGTGATGCCGGGTTGACCGGCCGTAAAATCATCGTCGATACTTATGGCGGCGCGGCCCCCCATGGCGGCGGTGCCTTCTCCGGAAAAGACCCCACCAAAGTGGATCGCTCCGCCGCTTACGCGGCGCGCTATCTGGCGAAAAATGTCGTCGCGGCTGATCTGGCCGATCGCTGCACGATTCAGCTCAGCTACGCGATCGGCGTGTCCAAGCCGCTCTCCGTCTATGTTGATCTGGACGGGACGGGCAAGGATATCGATGAGGCGCGCCTTGGGGGCGTGCTGTATCAGATGGTCAATCTGTCACCACGCGGCATCCGGGAGCATCTGCGCCTCAACCGACCCATTTACGCGCCAACCTCGGCATACGGACATTTTGGCCGTATCCCTGACCCGGCACTGGATAATTTTACGTGGGAGCAGACGGATCTGGTCGATGACCTGCGGCGGGCTTTCAATCGTTGAGGCCCTGTGCTGATCAAATCTCTTTGCAAACCACAACCTGATAAGCTTTATGGTCGGCCGCGAATCTACTCCCTGCGGCCCCGGCAGCAGCGCCTTCTTAATGAGGCGCTGCCGCGTTTCCGCCTGACGGCAGATCAGGCGACGACGCCCCATCGCGCCTTCAACGCCGCCCCGACGACGCATATTTTTCTCGAAATCGGGTTTGGCGGCGGTGAGCGCGCATTGGCACAATCCGAAGCCCATCCAGATTGCCTCTATATCGCATCCGAAGTTTTTGAAAACGGCCTGTGTTCTCTCCTCTCCCGCCTCGCACCTGAGGGGCAGGAGGCGAAAGCGCCACCACCCGATCACCTGCGCCTGTGGCCGGAGGATGCGCGCCTGCTTTTGCGCGCCCTGCCTGACGCCTGTCTCGAACGCGTCTATTTTATGTTTCCTGACTTCGTGGCCGAAGGCGCGTCACGCGAAAAGACGCTTTGTCCATCCGGATAATATCGCGCTTCTGGCCCGCACCATGCGTCCGGGCGCGGAATGGCGCATCGCAAGCGACCATCCCGTTATCAGGAATGGTGCAAGAGGTGATGGCGTCTCAAATAGCCTTCAAACGCATCGCCTACGCCGAAGGTGAACGCCCGGATGGGTGGTCCGCAACACGTTATGAAAGCAAGGCGTTGCGGGAGGGGCGTGTTCCGTTTTACTGGACTTATCAACGTTGTGAGACAACGTGAAAGGTTGCGCAACCGATGATGACATCTGAAATTGAGCGGGAGGAAATGTCATTCGACGTGCTGATCGTCGGCGCCGGTCCTGCCGGTTTATCCGCCGCGATACGCCTTAAGCAGCTCAAACCTGAGGCCTCCGTCTGCGTGCTTGAGAAAGGGAGTGAGGTCGGGGCGCATATCGTCTCCGGCGCGGTGATAGAAACACGCAGCCTCGATGAACTCCTCCCTGATTGGCGCGACCTCGACGCCCCGCTTCAGACGCAGGTGAGTTCTGAAAAATTTCTCTTCCTGACGGAGGAGCGCGCCTTCGCTCTGCCATTTTTCGAGCGACTCATGCCCGCCCTGTCAAATCATGGCAATTACGTTATCAGTCTCGGCAGTTTCTGCCGCTTTCTGGCTGAGCAGGCGGAAGCGCTGGGCGTCGAGATCTATCCCGGCTTTGCCGCCGCCACCCCGCTTATTGAAGATGATCGTTTATGCGGCGTCATTGTCGGGGATATGGGTGTTGGCCGCGACGGTCAGCCGGGGCCGCAATATGCGCCGGGTATGATCCTGCGCGCGCGCCAGACGATCCTTGCTGAAGGCGCACGCGGTTCCATCACTAAAGCCATCATGGCGCGATATCATCTTCGTGAGAATGTCGACCCTCAGACATACGGTCTTGGCGTCAAGGAAGTTTGGGAAGTACCGCCCGAGCAGCATCGTCCCGGCTTTGTGCAGCATAGTTTCGGCTGGCCCCTTGATGATCAGACCTATGGCGGCGCCTTCCTCTATCATTTCGGCGAAAATCTGGTCTCGTTCGGCTTTGTTGTCGGGCTCGATTATCAAAATCCCTATCTCTCCCCATTTCAAGAGATGCAGCGCATCAAGACCCATCCCGCTTTTGCCGAACATTTCAAGAATGGCCGGCGATTGATCTACGGTGCGCGGGCTTTGTCAGAGGGCGGATTTCAATCCATCCCACGCCTTTCCTTTCCTGGCGGGATGCTGACCGGGGACACGGCCGGTTTCCTCAACGTCCCTAAAATCAAGGGTACGCACACAGCCATGAAATCCGGCATGTTGGCAGCGGAAGAAGCCGCAGCGGTGCTTGACGCGCCGGAGGGGCGTCCCGCCACGTCTGACCTCAATGCACGCCTGGAAAAGAGCTGGCTCGCCGATGAGCTTTATAAGGCGCGGAATTTCAGGCCCGCTTTCGCGCGGTGGGGTACGCGGCTGGGCGCCATCTATGCCGGGCTTGATACGCTCTTATTCCGTGGACGGGCGCCCTGGACGCTGCATCATCGCCATCCCGACAATATTTCACTTCAGCCAGCGGCCACCAGTAAGTCCATTACCTACCCCAAGCCGGATGGCTCACTTACTTTTGACCTGACATCCTCCGTCTATCTCTCCGGCACAAATCATGAGGAGGACCAACCCGTTCACCTCAAATTGCATGACGCGGCGCTGTGGAAGGCGGTTAATCGCGACTTTTATGATTGCCCCGAGACCCGTTACTGCCCTGCCGGCGTTTATGAAACGATTGAAGTCCCGGAGGGACGCGCCCTTCAAATTAATGCGCAGAACTGTGTTCATTGTAAAAGCTGTGATATTAAAGACCCTGAACAAAACATTGATTGGCGCCCGCCTGAAGGTGGTGGTGGCCCCAATTACCCTGCCGGGATGTGACCACAATTACGTTGTCGTCTGTCCTGCGCCCTTATTTATACGAGTGAGAGCGTGATGAAGATTATAGTCCCGGTCAAACGCGTGATCGATTACAACGTCAAGCCGCGGGTCAAGGCCGATCAATCGGGCGTTGAAACGCAAGGCGTCAAAATGTCGATCAATCCGTTTGACGAAATTGCGGTTGAAGAAGCCATCCGACTGAAGGAAAAAGGTCAGGCATCCGAGGTGGTGGTGGTTTCCATCGGCCCGGCAGAGAGCCAGCCCATCTTGCGCAACGCCATGGCAATGGGTGCGGACCGGGCTGTTCTTGTCCAGACGCAGGATGCGATCGAGCCACTCGGCGTCGCTAAGCTTTTGAAAGCGATTATCCTGAAGGAAGCCGCCAACCTCGTCATTATGGGCAAGCAGGCCATTGATGACGACATGAATGCCACAGGCCAGATCCTGGCAGCGCAATTGGATTGGCCTCAGGCGACTTTTGCAAGCCGGGTCGAACTGGCCGATAGCAAAATCGAGGTGTCACGGGAGATTGATGCTGGCACGGAGCGGCTTCGTCTTTCTCTCCCCGCCGTCGTGACGGCGGATCTCCGCCTGAATGAACCGCGATATGCCACCATGCCGAATATCATGAAGGCCAAGAGGAAGCCGCTTGAAACCATTGAAGCCGCGTCTCTGGACGTCGATTTTGCCCCACGTCTCGATATCGTCAAAGTCGTCGAACCGACGGAGCGCCAGGCAGGCATTATCGTGTCCTCGGTTGAGGAACTGGTAGAAAAACTCCGCACCGAAGCAAAGGTCGTCTGAGTATGACAGCGCTTGTTATCATTGAAACCGAGGCCGGCAAGGTCAAACTCGCCAGTCGCTCTGCCATTATGGCGGTGCGTCAATTGGGCGACGTACATGCAATTCTCTTCGGCGATGGCGATGTGACGCCCCTTCGCAAGCTTGAGGGTGTCTCAAAAATCCTGCACGTGCCCTCCATCGCTTTAATTGCGGAGGATATGGCGGCGTTCATCGCGAAGAGGGCTGGTGATTACACCCATATCATCGGCGCAGCGACGGCCTTATCGAAAAACCTCCTGCCACGTCTGGCGGGGTTATGTGATGTGCAGCCCATCACGGAAGTGATCGAAATCCTGAACGCGTCAAATTTTGTGCGTCCGATTTATGCGGGCAATGCGCTTGCCACGGTCCGCTCTCGCGACAATCTGAAAATCCTGACGGTGCGCGCCGCAAATTTTGATCCAACGCCGGATCTTGATGCGGGGTCGGCCGACGTGGACGTATTGACGTCGGAAGCCGCTACCAGCAAAGCCAAACTTCTGGGTGTTGAACTGACGCAATCCGACCGTCCGGAGCTGGAATCAGCGCGCGTCGTGATCTCCGGCGGTCGTGGCCTCAAAGATGCGGAAAATTTCAAGCTGCTGGACGGCATCGCAACGCAACTCAGTGCGGCCATCGGCGCATCACGCGCTGCCGTTGACGCTGGGTTCGCCCCGAATGAGATGCAGGTCGGCCAGACGGGCAAAATCGTCGCGCCGGAGCTTTATATTGCTGTCGGCTTGTCTGGAGCAATTCAGCATCTTGCGGGCATGAAAGATAGTCGCGTCATCGTCGCGATCAATATGGACCCTGAGGCGCCCATATTCAAAGTGGCGGATTACGGGCTTGTCGGCGATCTCTTCGAGGTGCTACCGCAACTCGAGAAATCGCTCAACGCGTAAGCGCATTTCTCCGTTATCGGGAGAAGGGCTTTCGATGAACATCGCAAGATGATCATTAAAGCCTTTATCCATCAGCAACGTTCGCCGACGCGGCGGGACGCTTCTGAACAGGTCGCGGCCCGCCGCCATTCCTGGGCAGATCTTCCACGCATCGCAAGCGAGACACAGATTTCTGACCGCTATGGTCCGGCCGCTCGATGTTGTATCGTTCAGACATCACAAAAGCGTGGTATGAAACCAAAATGCTGATCTCGTCATGGATGGAGGAAAGCGGCGTGGCCTTCGGCACAAGTGGTGCGCGTGGACTCGTCAGTGCCATGACGGACCGGCTCTGCTTTGCCTATGTTACCGGCTATTTGCAGTGGATGCGCGAGGTCGACGCCTTTTCACCCAGGATGAAAGTGGCTTTGGCAGGGGATCTACGCCCCAGTTCCCCCCCGGATCTTACGTGCCTGCATGGAGGCCGTGCGGAAATCCGGGGGGCAAGCTCTGTTTTGCGGATACGTCCCGACACCCTGCCTCAGTCTCACCGCTTTCAGAAAAAAAATCCCGTCCCTGATGGTGGCGGGCAGTCATATTCCGGCGGATCGGAACGGGATCAAATTCAATCGTAAAAGTCAGGAATTTTCGAAGGAAGATGAGGCAGGCATGCGCCGACAGCATGTCACCCTTCCGGCAGGATTGTTCAGCAGTTCGGGCGATTTGATCACCGCGCCAGAGCTGCCCCCGCCCAATGACGTGGTCACGCCCTTCCTCGCACGATATCGTGATTTCTTCGGCGAAAACGCCCTGCAGGATATGGTGTTCGGAGTCTATCAGCATAGCTCGGTCGCGCGTGACCTGATGGTCGATCTCATCAATGCACTTGGCGGACGCGCCGTGCCTTTCGGGCGCAAAACGACGTTTCATCCCATTGATACAGAGGCACTCGCGCCGGAAGATACTGCGTTGCTGCAAGATTGGGCGGCGCGTCACAGCGTTACGGCCATCATCTCCTCAGATGGCGACGCAGACCGACCGCTCCTGACAGATCATCTCGGAAACATGATCCGTGGCGACGTCATGGGATTGGTCACCGCGCGTCTATTGAAGGCGACGTTTGTTGCCACGCCGGTGACAAGCAATACAGTGTTAGAGTTAAGTCAAGCCGTACCCCGCATTGCGCGCACAAAAATTGGTTCACCTTATGTGCTCGCCGCCATGCCCGACCATGCGCAGATGCCGGAGAGAGCGATTATCGGTTATGAAGCGAATGGCGGTTTGATTTTGGGACAACGTCTCATCTCCGGCCAACATGTTTTGGACGCGTTGCCGACACGGGATTTTGCATTGCCCCTTCTCGCCACGCTCATTTCAGCCCGGGCTTATGGGAATGATCTGACCCGCCTGATCAACGCCCTTCCCAGGCGTGTGACCGCGTCAGCCTGCCTTAAAAACATGCCGCGGGATCGGGGGCTGGCGCTGGTCACACATTTTACCGCCTGCGCGGAGACAGATGCATTCAGGGCGGCATTAGGGATCCGTGGCCATCTGTACCATATTGATGAGACGGATGGCACAAGGATGTTCTTTACCTCAGGGGTGATCCTGCATATCCGCCCGTCCGGAAACGCGCCGGAATTGCGACTTTATGTTGAGACAAGCACCCAGGAGGAAGCAGATCGCCTCCTCAAGGCGGCAGAGACCTATATCGTGACGCGTTAGAACATCGCCCTGCCGGCCGCGCGCAGAGCCGCATTCCGGCGCTTCGACGCCGCGCTTAACTTCAGAATTTTGAGAAATGGTGGAGCCAATCGGGATCGAACCGACGACCTCCTGAATGCCATTCAGGCGCTCTACCAACTGAGCTATGGCCCCGCTTTTTGGCGGATATCTCACCGTGGAGCTTCGTATAACGGGCCGTTGAGAGGCTGGCAAGTCCTAACTTGCTGAAACATATCACGCCATCGCGCCCAATTGTCGCAATGCGGATAAAAGGGGAAGCAAGGGGAGGCCGAGTATATCGTCATAAGCACCCTCGATTTTCTCAAAAAGCTGCACGCCCCGGCCTTCCAGCTGATAACCCCCGACCGAACTGAGGACCGCTTCCCCAGCCTTATGCAGGTAATCATCAAGGAATGCGTCACTGAAATGCCGCATCTGAAGGCGTGGGCGCGCGAGATGCGTCCATATCGGGGCGCCGTCCTGGTAGATGACGCAGGCCGTTTGCAAAATATGCGTTCGCCCCCGCAGAAAAACCAGGATTTCACGCAATGCGGTCAGGTCAGGTGCTTTATCAATCTGCCGGTCTTCACAGGTCAGGATCTGGTCCGCGGCGATGACCAACGCGCCTTCCTCAGCATCCTGCCTCAAGCTGTAACAGCGCGCCTTGGCATGGGCGAGAGCGACCGCGATCTCACCGCCTTCGGCGCCACGTGCCCGCGCCTCATTTCTTATAGTGGCTTCATTTACATCAACAGGATATGCCCGGACATGGAGACCCGCACGGCGCAGGAGATCAAACCTTGTCCGGGAACCGCTGGCAAGAATGAGGGGCGTGTCTCGCTGTCGCATCGTCATGAGAAAACCTCGTCATACGGAGTCGGGACTCGATGATCACAATCTCGCACAGGCGGCATCGCCCTGTGAATCAGGATCGTGAGTACTGGGGTACATGGGGGAAAACCGGCTCATGCGGATGCCATGGTGGAGTACCGTGGATAGGGCCTTTCCGGCGGTATGCCGGTGAATTGTACACAGCCCTTCTGTGGGTAAAACTGAATAGATTCATGCAGCCCTTGGTGATAGCCACATCCAGAGTTGTACACAGTGTGGGAAACATGTGGTACATTTTTTGAAAGTCGGGTACCCCGTCTTCCACAGGGCTCTACAAAGACAATCACTTTCTTTTCTTTCTTCTTTTATGTTTATTGGCTCGTATGACGTGCAATTTCCCGCCAACTGAAACGAACCCTCATTTTGTCTCGACCGAGAAACCGCTTTTACGCGCTCTGGGTGGGCATCCTGTCTGGCCGCCCCCTTTATGGTTGATGCGCCAGGCGGGACGTTATCTGCCCGAATTCCGTGCCTGTCGGGAAAAATTGCCGTTTCTGACGCGGTGCCTGACGCCGGATATCGCGACGGAACTGACATTACAACCCATCCGGCGTTTTGGCATGGATGGGGCCATATTATTCTCCGACATTCTGATCCTTCCTCATGCCATGGGGCAGGAATTGGATTTTGTTGAAAATCTGGGGCCCGTTCTGACGCCGATCCGCGACGATGCGGCGCTTGACGCGCTGCAGCCGGAGGCGGTCGCTTCGTTCATCGCCCCTATTCTGGAAACATTGCGCCATTTGCGCCGCGCTTTGCCGCCCGCGACAAGTTTACTGGGATTTGCCGGAAGTTCCTTTACCGTCAGCTGCTATATGGTTGAGGGCCGGAGCTCCCGCGATTACAGCATCACGCGGGAGGCGATGTTGAAAGCGCCCGCATTTTACGACAGGCTCATGGCGCTCCTGACTGACGCCACGGCTGAGATGTTGGTCGCGCAGATTGATGCCGGGGCGGAAGCGGTCATGCTGTTCGATAGTTGGGCGGGGCTTTTGCCGCCACGCTTCTTCCGGCGTTATGTCATCGCGCCGACACGTCAGATCGTCACGGCGATTCGCGCAAAACATCCTCACGTCAAAATCATCGGTTTCCCCCGGTTCGCTGGCGTGATGGCGCCGATTTATGCGCAGGAGACCGGGATCGACGCCCTTGCCTGTGACACAGGGGCAAGCCTTGACATCGTGGCGGAGAGCCTGCCGGATTCAATGGCCCTGCAGGGAAATCTTGACCCGTTAATCCTTAAATCGGGGGGAGATGCGCTGACCCAGGAGGCGCAGAATATCTGCCGATCCATGTCGCATCGACCCCATATCTTCAATCTCGGCCATGGTGTCATGCCGGAGACCCCGCCGGAACATGTCGCCATGCTGGTCGAGGCCGTACGTATGCAGAAAAGACCTGAGATTTTATGACGGAAAATTCTATCCCTGCCGCGCTCAAACTCATCATGTTCGATTGTGATGGTGTCCTGGTCGATAGTGAAGATGCGTCTTCCCGCCTGATTGCGGAAGTTGCGACGTCATGCGGTGTGAAAATGACGCCGGATCAGGCCTTGGCGCGCTTCTCCGGCACGCAGTTTCTGTTGTCAAAAAAGCGCTGGAGGCGGATCTGCAGAAATCCCTGCCGGATGATCTTGTTACGCAGATGCAGGCGCGCATGGTCGCGATGATGAAAGCCGAAGCGCGGCCCGTCAAAGGCGTGGAGGCGCTCGGTTACGAATTTCGCGTGACCTCAAATTCATCCCGGGAGGAAATGGACGCCAAATTTGCGCGCGCGGGCTTGGCACATTTCTTTCCCGATGACCGCATTCACTCAGCCTTTGATGTGCCCCGCGCTAAACCGGCGCCGGATGTCTATCTGGCCGCGGCTGCGGCCGAACATCGATCCGTGCAGGAATGTCTCGTGGCGGAGGATAGTCTCCCGGGCGCAGAAGCGGCGGAGCAAGCGGGCATAGCCTGTTTTTTCCTTCGGGAAGATGGTCATCGCCCAGCGGACGCGCCGCCCAATCTCACCGTCATCCGGTCGCTCTCTGAACTGGGACGGGTTTTGAGAAATGCGAAAGGAAAGACGCGATGGATATTTTTATCTCCTACCTGCTGTGGCTGAAAGCCTTTCACATGATTGCCGTCATCGCCTGGATGGCGGGGATGCTCTATCTGCCACGCCTCTATGTCTATCACACGCAGACATCGGTAGGCAGTGTAGAAAGTGCGCGGTTTATTTTGATGGAGCGCCGTCTATCACACGCCATCATTGCGCCTGCCATGACCTTGACGACCGTGCTCGGCATCATTCTCGCTTTAATACCCGGCGTGATTGACTGGCATGCGGGCTGGTGGTGGGCGAAACTCATTGCGGTGGTAGGTCTCTTCGGGTTTCATGGTTGTTGTGCACGATGGCGCCGCCAATTAAGGCATGAGCAGCGCCTTCATTCCGAAAAGTTTTTCCGCGTGGTCAATGAGGTTCCGACGCTTCTCATGATCATCATCGTCATTGCGATCGTCGTACGGCCCTGGGGCTGAAGGAAAGAATCGCTGGTGCTTTCCCTCAGCTATAAGTGAAGGGATATTGCGCACCGGTGATCTCGACGGAGCATTGCCACAGGCGCTTCTGATCCGCTTCTTTGCGGGCCAATGCGGGGATGTGGGCTGGGCCGACAGGTCCGCTTCTTTCCCCGAATTTCTGCGGGCCGAAATAAGCGCCGCCCACATCCCCGCCAAGCCAGACAGGTGCCAGAAGCGGCTGCACGCCATCAGCGACATCCTGCGCAAAATGGTTGAAAATCGCAGCCCCAACCGGTTCAACGACGCGTTGATAGAGACACTGTTTAAAGGTTGGAACCGTCTCCTGATGCGGGATGCTGGCAATCATATTCGTGCGTGTCCATCCAGGATGTGCGGCGCATGATTGCACGGGAATGTCATGTTGGCGCAGCAGCCTGTCCAATGTGAGAGCGAACATCAGATTGGCCAATTTGCTTTGACGATAAAACGTCATGGAATCATAATATCGTGTGGCTTTCAGATCCTCAAAATGGATCCGCCCTTTTAAAGCGGCGCGTGAGGCCACGGTGATGACCCGCCCTTTGCCGCGGATCAACGCGGGAAGCAGGCACGATGTCAGCAAAAAATGCGCGAGGTGGTTGGTGCCGAACTGCAATTCCTGCCCGCAAGAGGTCAAGACGCGCTCTTGCGGTCCCATAACGCCGGCGTTGTTGATGAGGATATCAAGCCCTTCAACATCGAGACGTTGCGCGAAGGGGTTGATCTCATCAAGTGAGGACAGATCAAGCTGGCAATAGGTCACGTCAGCATCAGGCATCTGCTTTTTGAGATCATCGACGCGGCTCTGCCCTCTCTCGGCGTTGCGTCCTGTCATGATGACGCGGACACCGCGCGCGGCCTCAAGCCCCAGGCCGTTGGTGCTGCCCGTTATGATGGCTGTTTTTCTGCCGCCAGTTTTCTGAGTTCTGCCCATTCTCCGTCCTTCGGTAAATAAGGGTCATGATGCGCTGCTTCCATCGCAGCTTGCATAAACCTCTTTTCATTTCGTTTGAGCAGGAAGAAGATGATGAGCGCCACGATAAGAAAGACACCG
This DNA window, taken from Acetobacteraceae bacterium, encodes the following:
- the hemJ gene encoding protoporphyrinogen oxidase HemJ, with the translated sequence MDIFISYLLWLKAFHMIAVIAWMAGMLYLPRLYVYHTQTSVGSVESARFILMERRLSHAIIAPAMTLTTVLGIILALIPGVIDWHAGWWWAKLIAVVGLFGFHGCCARWRRQLRHEQRLHSEKFFRVVNEVPTLLMIIIVIAIVVRPWG
- a CDS encoding SDR family NAD(P)-dependent oxidoreductase; translated protein: MGRTQKTGGRKTAIITGSTNGLGLEAARGVRVIMTGRNAERGQSRVDDLKKQMPDADVTYCQLDLSSLDEINPFAQRLDVEGLDILINNAGVMGPQERVLTSCGQELQFGTNHLAHFLLTSCLLPALIRGKGRVITVASRAALKGRIHFEDLKATRYYDSMTFYRQSKLANLMFALTLDRLLRQHDIPVQSCAAHPGWTRTNMIASIPHQETVPTFKQCLYQRVVEPVGAAIFNHFAQDVADGVQPLLAPVWLGGDVGGAYFGPQKFGERSGPVGPAHIPALARKEADQKRLWQCSVEITGAQYPFTYS